One Littorina saxatilis isolate snail1 linkage group LG11, US_GU_Lsax_2.0, whole genome shotgun sequence genomic window, tgtcttatttctacctgactggatccatcacctttatttcacttaccaaaagtcttcttttccacatccttatttctctgcaccccgcatgtcgtatgaggcgctaacggattctgtttctccttttacccttgttgagtggttcttgtatagaatatagtcaatgtttgtaaagattttagtcaagcagtatgtaagaaatgtttagtcctttgtactggaaacttgcattctcccagtaaggtcatatattgtactacgttgcaagcccctggagcaattttttgattagtgcttttgtgaacaagaaacacttaacaagtggctctatcccatctccccccccctttcccctatcccatctcccccctttccctcgtcgcgatataaccttcgtggttgaaaacgacgttaaacaccaaataaagaaagaaagaaacagaacccatgcaaacccgacagagttatttaacAACATTGTCTATTTTCAAGCGCTCTGGAAGAGATGTGCCTCAGACAGGGAGGAAAGTGACGGCACATGTCTGACTGGCTTAGACATACGATTGCGACTAACAACTAACTCTTATGTGTATGTAAGGTAGTGTGCGCTCAATATAatacccttttcttttgaaGATAAAATCATCTTGGTTCACGATTCATTGCGGCAATGATTGCTTGCCAGAAGTGATTGCTGACAACGTATTTCCGACTGAGGTCAAGTGGTTTggcttgaggtcacgtgagtttaggAAAACATACGTGCTTAGCGACCACGGCAGGAAAACATGGCTCTGACGTGCATGTTTTGGAAAGAAAAGGGTATTATATGGAGCGTACTCTCCGAAACATGAACATCGGAGTTGTTTGCCATGATCATGGGTCTCAGCGGGTCAGTGGCACACTGTCACTTGCATCACTGTCTGGGGCGCAACTCTGCCACAGCACTTGAAATTTTTGACAGCGTTATGTCCAAACATCGCCTTGTGAAAAATTAGAtacagaagaaaaagaggaattacaaagaggttgtgaaagacaaggTGGCCTGGAGGCAGAATTACTTTCTAAAAGGGAAAAAGGGATACGGATAGATGGTTTGGAATTCAACATGAGGCGGAATTACCTTTAAAAAGGGAAAGAGGGATACAGATAAATGGTTTGGAAATCGACATGCAGAATTTCTGTGATATACACAGCACCCATGTTTCAGAAAAATAGGCGAAGACTTGAAttgacgaattccggaaataactctgtcgtgtTTGTATGGGTTGCAAAAGAgtaaatacccttgctttttcgaAGACAAACATctacacgtgtttcagacacaccccctGGCTAGTGATTGGCCAAAAATGTCATGTGGAAAATGGGTactaactctttcacaacccattcaaAGCAGAGGTATTTCCAAACAATGTCCATTATGATGTTGGTGTTTTGTCTTGCTCCGTTAGCCTACTACTGATGGATGTGACTCATTGACCATTCTAATTCTTTCTCAGGCGCTACAAGAGGTGAAGGGGCAGGTGGATGTACGTTTCTTCGGAGCCCATGACATGTAAGCGCTGACTGAGatgtttctctgtttttctATCATTCTGTCTATTTGAGGATTGAGGAATGGGCTTATTCCCATGTACCAGCCTGGCCAGGTCTGTGACGCTTTACATTATGGTTCACAGAAGAAGGAAGGTAGCAGTTACAGGAAGTTACGAAGTGAACCAATTGGCAGTAATTGGACaggattggattgtttaaacatataggtgaggtgaggtgagggtGATCGTACATTAAATTCATGTGATAATAATTTTTCTGACAGGCAATGTTAGCGCTAGTTAATGGATAACACTGGGTGCTTGCAGGTCGTGGATCCCCCTGTCACAGGTGTTCCTGCTGTCCATGGAACCTCCCACAAGTATGAAGAACAAGAAGGGAGGCTTTGGCACAGCACTGGACGAAATGGAGGAACACATCCAGTTAATCAGGTgagtctctgtgtttgtgttggttggtttttgcTTGGAGAACACAGTGAGTCAGCTATTTTCTAGttagccaacacatttttttggttgttattttctcaaagagcactggacttgtttgtttgtttgttcgttcatgggctgaaactcccacggcttttacgtgtatgaccgtttttaccccgccatttaggcagccatacgccgctttctgaGGAAGCatcctgggtattttcgtgtttctataacccaccgaactctgacatggattacaggatctttttcgtgcgcacttggtcttgtgcttgcgtgtacacacgggggtgttcggacaccgaggagagtctgcacacaaagttgactctgaaaaataaatctttcgccgaacgtggggacgaactcacgctgacagtggccaactggatacaaatccagcgcgctaccgactgagctacatccccgccctgactgagctacatccccgccctgactgagctacatccccgccctgactgagctacatccccgccctgactgagctacatccccgcccactggacttgtgatccttggGTCATGGGTTGGAATCCAGGCCAGGGTGGACAGGGGTCAACTCTATGTGTAGATTCAAACAAGTTATCCGTGTCCCACCACTGTGTCACGtcaaagatcttggtcattctgctaAAAGTGTAGTttgctgattacacctaaacacccacaaaccttaggccaaaaaaaaaaataggtgtggttacggtaacatagccaaaaaaaatagggtaggtaggtaggcaatcacttttttttttttggttacttttttttgtaatgtgtacaaattaaacctaccgtactttccgggtgacaaggcgctttgttatctaagacgcacccccttcttttaaaaaaaaaattgtaatccagtcacccattggacgcagggggccaatagggcgcaccaaaatgacccagtttttgccatgagaggtggttcccctgtcatatctgagagaggaaacacttcctgcatcggggtcagtgaccggtcagtgaccaaaggcattgtgatagctgggtggccttgttaaaagacacgaccttcttcccaggggtcaatgacccagtttttgccatgagaggtggttcccctgtcatatctgagagaggaaacacttcctgcatccgggtcagtgaccggtcagtgaccggtcagtgaccgagtttaacagagtggaaatctgtgtgtgcggccagatcaaaggcagggcagtacctagtagctgaaacatgcattatcacaagttgtttgactggtactcaagcggtctctttgatttttttcctatttcatacacggattaggcgcttcgttatacaagacgcaggggtcgaactcgaggaaaaaagtcgcgccttatgactcggaaagtacggtacttgacagggaaataagtgtgcgactcgggcactttcgctttcattgcgttttttgcactcgtttttttggtttttttgttgtttttttgacaaatgtaataaaaagttataggatcggcccctaaaaatagggtaggtcgggttaccgtaaccacacctattttttttttaggccttaggaGGAAGCAACCTGACTCCCCTAGCGGTCTGATACAATGCAACCTCCCGTAACGacctctcccaagaacgaccccctTCTTTTGCGGACCAAATTTCTCGGCACCCGATGCCTTTCACACTTtaactaacctcccaagaacgacgccctcctttttcagacgaCCGACCTACCAACATAGGGTCAATAATGACTTTGACCTTTTTACCAGTGAGTGTCAAAGTTTGTAATTATCCAGCATACGCGGAACACGCACACCATTAGTCACGCATCAAGAGTCAGGGGTGGTAGTCTGTAGTCAGTAGTGCGTGCAAGTCCAGTctcctttgatgtctgagaggaaactctGCCAGGGTGAGAGTAGCAGAAACATGCATTATTACAAGAGAGGGGGTCTTGTGTTTTTTGTTATAGGGATGTAGGTATATGTGTACTCTTCTTTAGCCACAAGGCATACTGGTCAGTAGGGCGCAGGGGTTCCCTTGacttgagtttgtgtgtgtgtgttatgtctgcCGGTCTGTGTGCTGGTGTATGCACATACATCATGTTAATCCATATGCACATCAACTTGGAACAAAAATGGGATAACAAACACAACTTTCAAGGGACAGAACTGCAGAAAATCAGAAAGACTGAACTGCCCAACAGTTGCCTTCCCAGTGAAAAAAATTATCCTTCCCAAActcccaataaagacccctcctttttacgaccgatttttctggacattttcaaggtcgtcaGTTGGAGGTTTTACTGTCATAAAGGAATGAATGTGGGGAAAATATGGAATGTTAAAAGCAAATGTGTGAAAAATGCTCACTTGCATTTTGTGTTGCAGGGAAAAGTACAGCAGCTTTGAGTACGCGCCGTACAGAACTCCTTACGACCGGCGACACGTGTACATGAACAACAAGCTGAAGTGCGTCAACATGATGGCGGCCAAGCGCTTCAAGGCCTCATCGTACGCAAAAGTGGGCAGCAGAGGAAAAGGTGTGTGGATTTAGCTTCTTTTATCAAAGATTTGTAGGATAgaccgacgggcgcagtggcctagtggataagaacTCAGCCTTCTAATtagaaggtcgtgagttcaaatcccggccgcggtggcctggtgggttaagggtggagatttttctgatcttccaggtcaactcatgtgcagacctgctagtgccttgtcccccttcgtgtgtacacgcaagcacataaccaagtgtgcacggaaaagaacctgtgatccatgtcagagttcggtgggttatagaaacacaaaaatacccagcatgcttcccctgaattctgcgtatgctgcctgaatggcaggtaaaaacggtcatacacgtcaaaatccactcgtgcaaaaacatgggtgaacatgggagtttcagcccatgaatgaagatgaaaagaagaagaagagtatgaGAGACCATTGCACATATTATTTTATGTTATTTAATCAGACTATGATCTCTTGTGCAACTCGAGGTAAACTCCTCAAGGATGGGGCGGAGCAGTTATGGGCCTTCTTGAGCGCATACATAACATCTTTAACTGAACTGTGTTGCACTTTCCTGTTATTAATTCAGCCAGGGTATGTGATGTGCATTTATGTCTGAGGCTGCTCGCTTTCAAACTGTCTTGGCAGCGGCTGCTTTTCGCTCCCACCCTTTCTGGAGTATCTTGAGTTATTGTTCAAGTAACTAGGCAGTCAAAGCTTCCTGCTGCTTCTCTTCTGCAGTACACTGGCAATATTTCTGTAGCACTTGAGCAGAGAACTGGTGTGCCTCAAAGTTCATAACCTGGGGATGCCTTGCtgtttaggccacacaaaaaaaataggtgtggttacggtaacatagccaaaaaaaatagggtaggtaggtaggcaatcactttttttttttaaaacttttttttctaatgtgtgcaaattaaacctacttgacagggaaataagtgtgcgactcgggcgctttcgctttcactgcgttttttgcactcggttttttttttgtttttgtgacaaatgtaataaaaagttataggatcggcccctaaaaatagggtaggtcgggttaccgtaaccacacctattttttttttaggccttatgtaATCTGATGGACTTATTCTGCAACAGAAAAATTATTCTTTCTGTTTATTTCTGTAGTCTTTTATTTCACCtattttgatttttgtgtgatttTATATCTCACtgcttttttgttcttgtttgttttgtaatttttgggTGATTCATTTGCATGTCTCCTACTTGTAGAAattaaaatccaaaaacagaatTCAGAATCAAGAAACAGGAactgtaggttattggaatgtATCATTTTGTCGATAacgaaacgttccaataacctacaattctttttttttttaatgtagaAACTAAAAATTTGCCCTGCATTTTTCCAGATGCTGAAAAAGTGTCTGCTCTCGCCAAAACCGCCTCCGCACTGAAGAGCAAGTACAGCACCATAGCCAACAAAAAATCAGTCACGGGGCCAAGTCAAGGTCGCAACCAGCACTTGCTCGTACGACAGTCTTCATCCTCCTGTGAATCCTCACCGGAGAAAGTCGTCGGAGCCTCCAACGAGAGAACTCCCTGTATCATGACGGCTAGGATGCGTGCCAGCAAGTCCTTGCTACTGAGCCCACGAGTGAATGTTACGGACATCATCCAGGAGAAAATCCACAAGCAGAAAGAGCAGGACAAAGAGAGGACAGAAGAAGGTTGGGGAGAAACGGAAAGCAGCAGTGCTGTAGAAAGAGACGAAACAGGGACGTTCCAGAAGGGTTGTGCTGAAATGGCTGGCGATGCTGGTAGGACAGATATAAATACTGTCACAAACAATCCCGAGGGAGAGTCTAACAAGCAGGAGGAAGAAGCGGTCTTGAAGGAAAACTCTGTCCCTGCTGCAAAGAAAATACCTGTCGGTTGTGAGACGGAAACCCCTGTGGCTACCTCCGAAAGAAATCCTGACTCTGACTCAGTGGACTCAGTAGACATTGTCACAGAAAATGAGTTCTCTAATGATGGGAGCTCGGCTTCTTCAAAAGATGCAAAGACCTCAGCAAATTCTGTGAAATCCTTTGTAGAAGCAGAGAAGGTGACTGCACAAACTACCGAGACAGGTGCAGAAAATGTAGCCGGTGTTGAGAAATTGGCAGCAGATAGAGTGACAGGTGCTGAGAAAGTGGCAGCAGGTGCTGAAGCAACACCTCCAAGTACTGAAACGACTGTGAGAGAGAAGAATGCAACAGGTGTAAGGCAGGTGCCAGTTGTTGAAGAGCGTTCACAAGGCATCTGTGCCTCTTCAGAGCGTAATTCATCATGTCAGGCATCCTCTTCAATAAACGCAGGTGCAACGCTCGAAGCAACAAGCTTCCAAAGCAAAGCTGGAAATAGTACAGCAACCGCTGCCAAAGACAATACAGCAACTATTTCCATCAACAGCATTGCGACCCCTGTCACACCCTCAGCTTCCAGTGTAAAATCTGTTTCAATGGGATCTGTTCCTAAGGAAACAGTTTCCGGGGAGACAGTTTCTGCGGATCTTTCTCCCAAGACTGGTGTTGAGTATAAACACTCTCTGCTGAAAACCATTGAGGCGTGCAAAGGCAAGCTTGGCATCACAGGCGATGCGGAACTGGCAGAACCAATGGAGGTGAGCGACAACGAGGAAGACAGCAGCGATGACAACAaagggaaaaagaaagaaggaggaGATGGGAGTACAACTACTGACTGTCGTGCAAGCTCAGAAAAGGATGGTGAGAACGTTACAGCAGTTTCAGATGACGGTAACAACAGGGAAAGACAGACTGActcaaaagataagcatgatgACAGAGAAGACTTGACAGAAACAACAGATATCTCTTCCAGGTCAGCAAAAGTCAGTACAAGCAGTGACAGTGATACACTCTCACCCGCGTCTTTGACAGGTGACCTGGACACTGCATCCGGAgtgaaccaaaacaaaactcaCCTGTCTTCCAAACCGAACGCTTCTAGAGATGGCGGTGATGCATCACTCTTGTCTTCCAAAGAAGGGAGTAGAAGCCATAGTGATGATAAAGCTACTGGCCAACAGTCTGCGTCAGATCACAGTTCTGATATTTCTCTTCTTAGGCAAGCCTATTCCTCAGTAAAAGTGGTTTCAATGACACCCAGCCGAATTTCAGATATGGCGAGACCAGTTTCAGCAGAATCGGTGATGTCAGGTTCAGTCTCATCCAAAGGATCCAAATTAATTTCACTCTTGTCTCACCCAGCAGCAAGCTCTACTCAGTCAGTTTCAGAACCATGCAACCCAGTTTCAGAACCATCCAATCCAGTTTCAGCATCATCCAAACCAGTTTCAGCATCATCAAAACCAGTTACAGCATCATCCACACCagtttcatcatcatcaaaacCAGTTTCAGCATCACCAGTTTCAGCATCATCCAAACCAGATTCAGCATCATCCAAACCAGTTTCAGCATCATCCAAATCAGTTTCAGCATCATCCAAACCAGTATCAGTATCACCCTCCACACCGGTTTCTGCACCCTCAACGGTCAACACGGTGAACACTGGTTTGTTCTGTGCAGCATCCCCCCAGGATCCTGCTCAGAAAGTGTCAGTGGTTAGGACAGTGTGTCCGAAGTCGTCTGACCCAGTCTCTGCCTCCGGAGACGCCAAAGCCAGAACTTCTGAGGAAACCTCAAGGTCAGGTAGAGCCGTTTCTCAGGCAAAACCGATCACCAtagacgatgatgatgacaagcCAGGTCTGCTCATGGAAGTGGAATCGGAGGGAGAGCGTGACTCCCTGATCATTGACCTTGATGAAGATGACCTTGACCTGAACGAAAGTGGGTCAAAGTCAAAGGAGAAGACTCAGACTTTTGTGAGAGAACTGGCGCCGTCTCTAGCTGTGATACAAAACCTCCAGAAAGCTAGCAGACTCCAGGCTAATATTTTGAGGAATAGACCACCCCCAATACCTTCAAATAAGCCCTTTGTGACTATTCCTGCATCAGTGCAAAAATCATCGACTGACACATCACAATCATCTTCTTCAGTACCGTCGCAACCATCTGTCTCGTCGCCACCATGCGTGATGATTGATGTTCGGAGCCTTTCAGGGCTGGAGCACGAGTGGAATGATGATAGCGTGCCGACCACGGCGCCACCACAGACACAGTCAGCGACCAAGACCAGTGCCAGTCCATCAGCACAGTTGTCCAGGACTCCAAGTCAGCCACCTTTTGTCACTCTAGAGTTCCGAGTGTGAGTATCAAACCAAGCTTTCCTGGCTTAGATTAGTGTCAGCCGTGAGATTTTTCTGGCAATATGCGGATTTCCAGAATTTAAAAAACTCTATTCTTGAGATCCCGATATTGCACAATATTGCCCCAAAAAGTTTAGGGTTGGGGAGTCATGCTTTCATGCTTTTCGTTGTTACTAAAACTGATAATTGAGTGGTTATTACAGTAAACATACAACAGGACTAAAAGTTTAGGGTTGGGGAGTCATGCTTTCATGCTTTTCGTTGTTACTAAAACTGATAATTGAGTGGTTATTACAGTAAACATACAACAGGACTAGAGTCAAACTGAAAACTGAACATGTAAAAATGTAATTAGCAGACTGTAAAATATTAAAACTTTTCAACAGGCCCCCTACCCCTTCCACTGAACAAAGGCGACGAACCCCACCGGCTGCAAGCCCCTCCCCTGCACCCACCCAGGGGTCGGCACAGAGGTCAGGGTCAAGCATTGGCGCGAGCGAGGAAGACACAGTGGAGGCGGAGCGAACTCTGACCCCTGCGGCCATCAGTCTGGTCAACAAGTACAGTCAGCAGGTCAGTGTATTGCTACTGTAAGCAGGTCAGTGTATTGCTACTGTCAGCAGGTCAGTGTATTGCTACAGTCAGCAGGTCAGTGTATTGCTACAGTCAGCAGGTCAGTGTATTGCTACAGTCAGCAGGTCAGTGTATTGCTACAGTCAGCAGGTCAGTGTATTGCTACTGTCAGCAGGTCAGTGTATTGCTACAGTCAGCAGGTCAGTGTATTGCTACAGTCAGCAGGTCAGTGTATTGCTACAGTCAGCAGGTCAGTGtattgctacagtggaacctctcttgACCGccataaatctgagaaaattcaggtcttaaaagggaggaatcTTAATGAGAAAGGAAATTGACAAAACCGACCAAGATGTCTCTTCCTAACcatctctttcttcttcttctgcgttcatgggctgaaactccccgttacacttgtgttttttgcacgagtgaggttttacgtgtatgaccgattttaccccgccatttaggcagccatacgccgctttcggaggatgcatgcttgtttttttcgtgtttctataacccaccgaactctaacatggattacaggatcttttccgtgcgcacttggtcttgtgcttgcctgtacacacaaagggggataattaaggcactagcaggtctgcacatgtttcgacctgggagatctgaaaaatctccacctttaacccaccaggcggtagcggccgggatttgaactcatgacTTTCTGATCAAGAGGCCACTGTGCCCGTCCGACCATCTCTTTCAAAGTGAAATCTCCAAGGTCAAAACCGGAGAAAAAAAGTTTGAGAAGATGCCATAATGCGAAGGATGGCGTCCCCCCAAAATGTGTTCATTTCTTCTGCATGTTTCTCAAGGAActgacaaagaatttcaagaaTGAAGTTTatctcggtgactttgtcaCAACAGCAGTAGAAAATGACTTGTAAAgctgttatgttatatgaagtcttatatcgcgcgcgtatctccagactcggactcaaggcgcagggatctatttatgccgtgtgagatggaattttttacacaatacatcacgcattcacatcgaccagcagat contains:
- the LOC138979869 gene encoding pneumococcal serine-rich repeat protein-like, which encodes MSQTPTTRRQLRERATPTEKDEGRRRSGVAEKHEDTPSGASGVKIRTRLSTGTLIMNGTSTLKESDLRTPPSTPTNNAAKALKDGSVVKRRAATSGASSEPHPAGPPPKLRKIVGGDGQEEGDQNDYYCWVCHKEGGGVYCHLCPRTYHLKCLGSSSVPKEWVCMECEKVMRAECTDTCSKAMVQITTDTLCLLLRYALDRMRQPGSEIFQKPVDSADIPNYSDYIFHLMDFTVLEKNIKKKEYGCTEGFLADAKWILHNCIIFNGLHHKLTTVARNVVKSCKHEMTEIEVCPQCYEHSCVHGDSNWFIKPCNPPHTLVWAKLKGYPFWPAKALQEVKGQVDVRFFGAHDMSWIPLSQVFLLSMEPPTSMKNKKGGFGTALDEMEEHIQLIREKYSSFEYAPYRTPYDRRHVYMNNKLKCVNMMAAKRFKASSYAKVGSRGKDAEKVSALAKTASALKSKYSTIANKKSVTGPSQGRNQHLLVRQSSSSCESSPEKVVGASNERTPCIMTARMRASKSLLLSPRVNVTDIIQEKIHKQKEQDKERTEEGWGETESSSAVERDETGTFQKGCAEMAGDAGRTDINTVTNNPEGESNKQEEEAVLKENSVPAAKKIPVGCETETPVATSERNPDSDSVDSVDIVTENEFSNDGSSASSKDAKTSANSVKSFVEAEKVTAQTTETGAENVAGVEKLAADRVTGAEKVAAGAEATPPSTETTVREKNATGVRQVPVVEERSQGICASSERNSSCQASSSINAGATLEATSFQSKAGNSTATAAKDNTATISINSIATPVTPSASSVKSVSMGSVPKETVSGETVSADLSPKTGVEYKHSLLKTIEACKGKLGITGDAELAEPMEVSDNEEDSSDDNKGKKKEGGDGSTTTDCRASSEKDGENVTAVSDDGNNRERQTDSKDKHDDREDLTETTDISSRSAKVSTSSDSDTLSPASLTGDLDTASGVNQNKTHLSSKPNASRDGGDASLLSSKEGSRSHSDDKATGQQSASDHSSDISLLRQAYSSVKVVSMTPSRISDMARPVSAESVMSGSVSSKGSKLISLLSHPAASSTQSVSEPCNPVSEPSNPVSASSKPVSASSKPVTASSTPVSSSSKPVSASPVSASSKPDSASSKPVSASSKSVSASSKPVSVSPSTPVSAPSTVNTVNTGLFCAASPQDPAQKVSVVRTVCPKSSDPVSASGDAKARTSEETSRSGRAVSQAKPITIDDDDDKPGLLMEVESEGERDSLIIDLDEDDLDLNESGSKSKEKTQTFVRELAPSLAVIQNLQKASRLQANILRNRPPPIPSNKPFVTIPASVQKSSTDTSQSSSSVPSQPSVSSPPCVMIDVRSLSGLEHEWNDDSVPTTAPPQTQSATKTSASPSAQLSRTPSQPPFVTLEFRVPPTPSTEQRRRTPPAASPSPAPTQGSAQRSGSSIGASEEDTVEAERTLTPAAISLVNKYSQQLVHNTQYQLAEMCREILAAAPDKREHERHLQEVKEHLQWTHEQQVAEIQHNFKMTIAEMKACWEAEKSKALNDLKKKLAKDKDEGVAAAKKKQWCAHCWKEAMYYCCWNTSYCTYDCQQSHWNSHKSICRQVIDAINAATIDATPTPDASLLTTAATVSLSEKRLSALEEEKLKAQKFNLPNPNIRQAISLQTDEAWRNRLPLPPQTLGMGHNIHFLPAQQPQQPASQPLQQLQYLHSLGATAPATFQTNSQVQLMTQRPAINTMLPTGAVMPGNTMVFPILRSSQPGSLPGTQNVVLNRPMHYPMWKHC